The DNA segment TGTTTTACTCTTGTTTCTCTTACCTGATCAGGTTTTTAAAAGTCTAAGCACAATGGATGATGTAACTGATTTGACTGGTGATGGAGGTGTTATTAAGAAGATTGTAACACGAGCCAAAGCGGGTGCACTTGCCCCTTCCGAGGATCTTCCGATGGTTGATGGTATGCACTTGTTGCTCGCATGAAGTGTACAGTTGGTTTCTACGATGAGTGATATTTTATTCATCCATTCATATATAAACCTTTGCTGAATTTCACCGGAAATGATAATGTGTTTGGTCAGCTTGAAATttcgttttcttttatttttatacatgATTCCGGATTTGTAAAATTTGCTTCTTTGTTGTTTGAACAGTTCATTATGAAGGTACCCTAGCTGAAACTGGTGAAGTTTTTGATACAACACATGAAGATAACTCTGTTTTCTCCTTTGAGCTTGGAAAGGGCACGGTTATTCAGGCTTGGGACATTGCTTTAAAAACTATgaaggtcaaaatataatttctcTATGTcgtttttaagttatttaggctTCTCTGACATATCCTTTTTTCCCTTTTCGGCAGGTTGGTGAAGTTGCGAAAATAACTTGCAAGCCAGAGTATGCCTATGGTGCTGCTGGATCTCCCCCCGATATCCCACCCAAGTACTTGATTCTTATTTTCATCTTTGATTGTTATTATAATGCAATTGGCTTGTCAATGGCTATGATGGCCGAAATATGAGATCTTGAATTAGCACTATCTTTTGTTTACAGATATAGTTAGGACCTATTTTGTTCAGATTCAGACTCTTCTTTTCTTGAAGTACCGGTGTCCGATATCCGCATCTAATGCATATCCGGGCATGGTATGGGATATAACCCTTTAAGGGCCctcaaaatacatgaaaaaaacGTAGAGGAAAAAATTGAACATACCTGTTTCAGAGCATATCTGCATCCTATTTCCACCTGAGTCCGAGTAAAATAGTCAGGATGATTGTGATTTGCTAGGGTATTTAACCTAGTAATTGGGCCATTTGTATTTCTCTAATTTCCTTTGAATGAATGTGATTTCATATTTTGTATACAGTGCTACCCTTATCTTCGAGGTGGAGTTACTGTCCTGCAGGCCACGCAAAGGTTCCAGTCTTGGTAGTGCTTCGGCAGAGAGAGCTAGGCTAGAgtaagttgcatttcttttccCGCACCTTATTCTGCTCGTATTCTTGCATAATTCTCTCTGCATAGATCTTGTCTAATACATGGAACAATAAGAACTTTGTTTTAACATTCGTTAAACTTAAAATCAGGGAGCTGAAGAAGCAGAGGGAAATTGCTGCTTCGGTGAAGgaggaagaaaaaaagaagagagaagaaGCGAAAGCTGCTGCCGCCTCTCGTATTCAAGCCAAGTTGGAGGCCAAGAAAGGTCAAGGAAAAGGTAAGGGCAAAGGCAAATAGTTAAAGAAGGATTTTATATTTGATATAGActgataaaaaaacaaatttttaactGATATTTCATGTCAGCCATATTAATGGTGATATTGCATACTGGTAATGTTGGAAAATGGTCACTATAGCCCTCTTGTTTTTGGTGCTTAGCTACTTTGTTGATTAGAGCCCTTCCAGAAATTAGTTAATCGATTAGACTTATAGTTGGTAATCTTAGACACGATATGAAAACACGACCACGAGCATGACTAGTTTGGCAAACACAGTTACAcatgtttaatacatacattgtATTTCTATTTAGGGTTTTTACATATTCTTGATAATGTTACACGATATGAAAACTCGAGCACTAGCATGACATCAACACTAACATAATAAATGCATTTAATAAAAGTTctaatttcagaatttttaattataattcccATTTACATAAATTCAGCTAAAATTTAACAcaagttttcataaaatcaaaatatggatacaaattttttaatataattaaatattacaatGAAAAATTAAGTCCCATGGTTTTTTCAATCAAGACCATACGTCGTACGATCAACGGTCCATCTTTATTTATAAAGATGGGCCATGATTGGACTATGTGGGTTTTATTCTGAACTCCAAAAAAACATGTCTCTTCCATTTTAATCCTTTGGTGGGTTCCTTTATTTTAAAGACCCATCTCTAGACGTTGACCGGCAAGATCACACCTGATCTCTGCAAATCCAACCCTTGACTTCACCAAATCAAACTCCATCCACACATTTTGTTGATGATGATGGCCAATCACGAACGCTTCAATACCTAATAGATCAGAGTTTCCAAATGTGAAGCAATACACTGAATCACTCCCCTTATTCATCTCGGGTACTCGATACAATAGCCTCTCGCCCGATACGCTCATCTCGGCCCCTTGAAACATCAAACTAACTCGTGGTAAATTCGAAAAACTCGTACCGGGTGACTCGTCAACTTGGTAACATAAGTCCATTGCTCCCTGGAAAACAAAGTTCGGATCCTCAAAAACTCGTAAAACCTCTCTTGTTTGTTGCAAAAACTCGTTTCTTAACGCATTATAAACCGGACCCATTAAGAAAGTAAATTGGGTGCCCAAATCAACCATTGTTTGACCCGCACCCGTGTGATCCGGTAAAAAAGCGGATCTTGGTAGGTCCAACATTTTGGTCCCAACTTTAATTCCTTCTAATTGCACCGTATATGCAACCCGATCAAAATATGGCAATGGATCGGATATTTGAATCAAAGGAGTATAATTTAACGTTTTAAGCCACGAGAATCTCGTATCGCCGAGAAGTAAAACACCAGAAGAGTCAAAACCCGATATACAGTACGAGAATTTGGGAAAACCCATTTGACTCACGAATGATAAGGACCCACGGTTCATGCCCATTAATCCGGTTGCTTTCGAATCTTCATCTGAATTCGAGCTAAAACCTGAGTCCATACACCCGAATAAAAACCCGGGTCGGATGGAGGACCCTATTACAAAATTCTCATACGCGAGAGTTCCCTCAATTGAGGAAGCGTCGGCATAAGAGACAGCCACGTGGCACAGCTTATTATTCAGTTCGCAGGAAGCGGGTACGAATAAGTCTCGGGTACGGGTTTTACAAATGGGTGAAGCGCAAGGGATGTGAATGTAAGACTTGGAAAGTTCAGGGGTAAAAAAGGAATTTAAGTTGGGATTTTTTTTGCAGTGAAGCCATGAGAGTTCACTCCCAGTGTCGAGGACCATAGTGACATTCTGTGGCGGCGAGCCGACGGATAAAGAAACTGTTAAAGTAACGTTATGGTGGAAGCCAAGCTTGTTGGTGGCGGCGGAGGAGGAAAGTTTAGAGTTACGGGCAAAGGTAAGTGGGGTTCGACCAAGGGTTGTTTTGAGAGGTAAAAAGAGTGTTTGTTtggaaggaaaagaaaatttttgatgGAAAAGGAGGAGCAAAATTGTCAAATGAAGCAGAAAATGAAAAGAAGCCATTGATTTAGTTTTGGAAAAAGAGTGCTTTGATCTTCGGTTTTGTTTTGTACGTAAAATATAACTGTTGTTTGAAAGTTTTTTCAGTTTAGTGTAGCTTTGGTTCCTTAAATACTGGTAGCAAAACTCATTAttctcttttaaaaattaaataaattagaaaaattgaaggaaaaagtttttctatttatttatatttttttaaaagaaaattcttaAATTGGTCAtacgatttttattttttttttgaagctcCAGCTATTTACACCTGTTTTTCCATtgcattttaaaaatgtttttagaGCACAAAAACACTTTTTGCATCATAAGCAATAAAAAATAATGCACTTTTATGTATAGAAAAAGTAATTTTAAAGTAAAATGTtacttttaacttttatttttatataatatttatattgaatatagggttattttttattaaaatatttttaaatattaaaatataatttattaacaattcacattaattgctttgaaatatttaaatttatatttttatatcaaaatattaataatattgttttgttattttttcctcaaatattgtaatattaatgaaatttaacattatttaaatatatatttttttactttataatatcacgTCCAAAATAGACATTTCATTTctcaaaaacacattttaacaacaatacaatacacttaaattttaagttaaaatttttaaaaatactttctCACCGCACTCCTCAAAAGATAATGAAAAACTAACCCTTAATATACATTCATGTATCGGTAAGAGAAGGTGATAATATTTATTcatgtttgcattttttttcatgtaaagtatttttgataattttaaataacaattaaaatttttagaatactttttatgtactttttcatcatattattttaatttattcaattttttttgtaaaatattgcGATTTGGTTTTTAACCGGTCGGCACTTGTGTCGTTGATTCACCTCTTTTTACCTTCATGGGGCAACACTAGAGGGTTGGCAGAGGTCTTGACTTctctaaaatagaaatttttatttttgattttttaaaatttatgaaattttaaattagtacatAGTAATATTACACTTTAActctctaaaaatgataaaattttgatttattcctttaaaaatataaactattaaatggtaaaattatattttagctcTTATAAAATATACTATTTAATATCGCCTCAAAAAAATTCTTAGCTTCGTTTTACACTCTCAATCTCTCTTGTCATTTTGTCACTGGTCTTTCTGTCTTGTCAATTTAGTTATGGATAACCTTTGGGAAAGGGCTTCATGCCTTCTTCCGATAGTGATGCGTAGGTGGTTGTCACCCTTCGGGTTTCCCGTCATCCACTTTCCTTGCCTTGGTTGTCACCCTTCGGGTTTCCCGTCATCCACTTTCCTTGCCTTGGTTGTCACCCTTCGGGTTTCCCGTCATCCACTTTCCTTGCCTTTCATTTTCGCTTTTTTTTCTTGGCATGATAATGCCACAAGTACTTGTACTCTTTGAAATTTTAGACTTGAGCCCGTGTACTTTCATTTTCAAGAATATAacctttatatttttcaaaattcaaaattcagttccaaatgttataattattattattttttgttaaattcaaattcattataacgttattttttaattacatatttgtcaagtaagtattttttaatttcaaaatatcaaatcaacaaattttttctcaaaaaatttaatagcattaacaattgaatttgaattgaaatctgaaaaaataaaagaatcaaactcttgaaaattaaaatatataaattaaatttaaaaaatacaagaacttataacatattttaatcttttgTGGAGGTTGGGGTGAGGGAAAtgggtttaggtttttttttggtgTTTCTTTTGAGGGTTAGATTGTTTACGTGTATTGTGtatttttaattaacttttttggTAATATATAATTAAAGGATTAATACTCATGCACTTATCATTGAAAGTTTGAATTCAACTGAATTTAATGGGTGAAGAGCCCTTACTCTTTGACgtataataaaatgaaatgtctcgtttaaaaatatatataaattaaaaattattaattacatTTAATGCTCTTCCCTCATAAAATAACAATTGTTAAAAGATAATCACATAACCCATTTTTAATTACGTTAatattaaactttaaatatatttttttttattttgaaaggtatatttaattttttactaaattatagcATTGGAATAGATTACGTAAAAAATTGATGTAAAAAATAAACGAGACTTTGGTTGAAATGTTAtcttagatttaaattttataagatgtatttttttagattttacataaaatataaaaggaaaaaaaatgtccCCATGATAATGtttgttattttatataaaaaacgaAATTTCGATAATTTTTCAACTGAGTTAGAACTCAATTAATAGGTGATATAAACTCAGTCAACCTTTTAAATAATACTAGATTTTGTCACACCCACGATGTgggtgaataaaaatattttatataaaaaatatatatttttaaatttttttaacaaatgatTATAGGTGGAGTGGTAAgagatttttatttgaattgttgGTCTTGTATTTgattcttaaataattttttcaaattgttttatttaaaatattatataaaagtatgagATAACAAAAATACCTttacaataatattaattaaccattaaagtaaagatattttagtaatttcataacTGAGTTCATGTTGAGTTGACTCATAATACCAAGTTAAGAAATCAttttgtatgtgataaatttagAACGGATGCAAATATTAATTCTTTAACATATATTATTCAAATTCACTTCAATTTTATAGATAACAAATTCgaatattcaaatcaaatctttttttttaacattgttaCTCAATTTTTCAATCCAAATCTTTGCTTTGCCAACGACGACGACAATGTCAGCCTTCGAACTAGTTGTAGCTTCTTCAATAATATTTCTTGATTTTACttgtttctatttatttatttcaatccacaaaattgTGATTTTTGTCTACACTTTCGTAGTTTTGTTTTGTccactttattttatttgaaaacaaTGGTAatcttaattttagttttagcAAGATTTCCAGTTTCAGATCAATGGATGAAAATATGATCAAGCCATCAATTTCTGGGTCCAACCAGTTCGACTAGTCCATatgtttcaattaaataaaaaattaaaaaattcataaaaataaaaagaaatttaaaaattattgttcGATCGATTTTTAGCTCGGTTCAATCACTTTGTACCAATTTTCGGATCAATTGATCTAATGACTTTCTTCAGATCAATACCATAATCGATTTTGGGTTCCATTAGACAAATTGATTCAAATCAAATaaccataatttttaatttcttgtcATATTTCTAGGGTTATTAAGAGTGCTACAAAATCcattagattaatttttattattttaagaaatacttaatgaaattcaaattggaatagtaaaaaagaaaatccaagatgGTATCCTAAAATCAATCAAAAGCCACTGATGAAGGCACCGAAATGAGCTGAGTACACCGTTTATAGTGAATTTAATGCTGAGAGAAAATGTGAGAACAAGACAGCATAATTAATAGATTTATACAAATTTTCTTCAACACATAATAAATTGCCTTCTTTAAATCTACACGGTTTTATTTGCGGCTTATTTCGTCCATTTTCTGCCCAAAATGTTTACATATATCAATTCTATAAAAAGAGATTATAgactcaatttaataaatttatacgttaggaaaaatacattaattttaagTGACTGATTAGAttgatatgaattttaattataaaattaatataaatattaattacaaaatatataaaaaaatacatattaataaactattaaaattaatagttatataaaaaataaaataaactattaaaatggaaGTGGGTCACAGCCTCCCTCTcccattaatttaatttaacacctCTCTAGGAAACATATAAATCTTTCATTTTCAATCCTAAATTGCATCCaatattatttcaaataattattctACTCCTCTTCttcattataatataatatcataaaattacattttatatagATGATTgtcgaaattatttttattttgaaaaatgaaggtcgactttaaaacgaaaatagagtcgccaccaatcctttttgtttaagtgtgatcgggtcaccttgtgatcgatcattttaataaagtattttggtttattaaaataacgtttttggtctacgaaaaactagaaaatggattcgggagtcaggtacgtgcgaggaaggattaacaccctcgcaacgcccaaaattggtaccgtatCGATCAATTTACGTCCTAATGTTGAAGCTTTgaaaaagagtttaaaatacaattcatttaaaacatttggataacttgaattggatattgagattctcttgcttagaaggaataaaatattaCGTCCAGCACGATTGATACAATATTTCGAACCCTTAATACAAGATCATCTCAGGATTTTCCAAAACACATGcacttaaaacttttaaaaaggatatttgactATTCGGCCCAAACGGTAAActgaaacccagcacgattgggcacgattatcgaatttccaaatacgaaACATTGCCACATTTTAAATTGAGAAAACATGGATggaatttcaaaaggatattctgtATTTTAGTCGAATGAAAAATTGAAACTCAGCACAATTGGGCACGACCTCCCAAACTTCCAAGAACGAAATATTACCTCGTTTTATTTTAAGAAAGcgtggatgaaatttcaaaaaaggaTATTCCATATTTTAGTCGAGTGAAAAATTGAAgcccagcacgattgggcacgacTTCCCAAacttccaaacacgaaatattgcctcgttttattttaagaaaacgcggatgaattttaaaaaaaggataTTCCATATTTAGTCGAATGAACAAaacgaaacccagcacgattgggcacgatctctcaaactccccaaatacgaaatattgcctccttttaattttttaaaaagcatGGACGAAATTTCCAAAGGATATTCCGTATTTTAGCCGGAATGAAAAATTGAAGCtcagcacgattgggcacgaccTCCCAAACTTCCcaacacgaaatattgccttatgcTGAGAGggtttttttgaaacacgaatgGTTATAAAAGCGGTTGAGCATATTTAAAAGATttatttgaaaatggaaaaaaaataaaatgaacaatttGAAACAAACAATTAATATCATAGCTCACCCTTCATCGACTGTAATGAAAAAagtacaaatataaaaattaaaatgcataaaacaACAATAGGCAAGCAGgcaatgtataaatatttatgcacaaatataaaatttattatataaatgaatttcaaaacaaagattataagataaaatttaacataaatgcAATACAAAACAATTTACAACTAAAATTAGTAAGAATATGACATCaattatgtacataaaaataaattgcaaCGTATGCTCAGGCCAAATTTTAAGCAAATAATATGCATACCAGACGGGATAAATGAATTATTAGTACCATAAAAAAATGCTAACGAATATATATGAATTACAAtctatataatataaaatcaataagACAAAAAAATGTTTGTTAACAACTTATAATGCACATAAAGTAAAACTTAACGAGtatagtatataaaaataatgaataatagtgtttttattttaaaaataaatatatagtaaaataGGAGTTTTAGAAGAAATAAATTGTAtataagaaaatgtaaaaattacaaagtaaaacaattttttttaaaaacataaaatatttaaaatagataaataaaaaaaagtaaaagaattttaaaaactaaaaaagatctccattgaaacaaaaacaaaatctaGAGGATAgttttaaacaaatcaaattattaaaaaaaaattaaggacttGAACTAGATACGCACAAACAAGTAGGAACTAAAATGCAAATTCCCCAAGTCCCAAAGCGCTGCACCTAGGCGTGGACTAAACTGGAATAACACGCAAATTCTAGggatgaatttaaaaaatcaaagaaagaaTAAGCAGAGCCTAATTGATCCCTAGCACGAAGGGGGGGACTCAACACACAAATTACCCATTTTGAGCCAAAGTGTGTGGGTCCAGCACCAAACGGTGCTACTTCAATTGCCATTTAAAACAAAAGCCATTGAATGACATTTATTTGGTAAAACTCAAGCATTTAACCCACCTCATTTGTTCTGc comes from the Gossypium hirsutum isolate 1008001.06 chromosome A06, Gossypium_hirsutum_v2.1, whole genome shotgun sequence genome and includes:
- the LOC107962028 gene encoding peptidyl-prolyl cis-trans isomerase FKBP20-1; the protein is MDDVTDLTGDGGVIKKIVTRAKAGALAPSEDLPMVDVHYEGTLAETGEVFDTTHEDNSVFSFELGKGTVIQAWDIALKTMKVGEVAKITCKPEYAYGAAGSPPDIPPNATLIFEVELLSCRPRKGSSLGSASAERARLEELKKQREIAASVKEEEKKKREEAKAAAASRIQAKLEAKKGQGKGKGKGK
- the LOC107962027 gene encoding aspartic proteinase PCS1, whose protein sequence is MASFHFLLHLTILLLLFHQKFSFPSKQTLFLPLKTTLGRTPLTFARNSKLSSSAATNKLGFHHNVTLTVSLSVGSPPQNVTMVLDTGSELSWLHCKKNPNLNSFFTPELSKSYIHIPCASPICKTRTRDLFVPASCELNNKLCHVAVSYADASSIEGTLAYENFVIGSSIRPGFLFGCMDSGFSSNSDEDSKATGLMGMNRGSLSFVSQMGFPKFSYCISGFDSSGVLLLGDTRFSWLKTLNYTPLIQISDPLPYFDRVAYTVQLEGIKVGTKMLDLPRSAFLPDHTGAGQTMVDLGTQFTFLMGPVYNALRNEFLQQTREVLRVFEDPNFVFQGAMDLCYQVDESPGTSFSNLPRVSLMFQGAEMSVSGERLLYRVPEMNKGSDSVYCFTFGNSDLLGIEAFVIGHHHQQNVWMEFDLVKSRVGFAEIRCDLAGQRLEMGL